One window of Longimicrobiaceae bacterium genomic DNA carries:
- a CDS encoding multicopper oxidase domain-containing protein: protein MWEVEPGRMVEAFAYNGQVPGPQIRVREGDRVRLNLKNELDQSTAVHFHGVELPNDQDGVPFITQPPVKPGQTYTYEFTAPNPGSHMYHSHHNAAEQVGKGMLGAFIIEPKRKRAIENVDVDHVLIINDGFHGYTFNGKSFPATEPIVAKLGQKLRIRFMNEGMMIHPMHLHGMHMTVIDKDGWPLPQPFRCDTLNVAPGERWDVIVSCNNPGTWAFHCHILPHAESEHGMFGMVTALVVQK, encoded by the coding sequence ATGTGGGAGGTGGAGCCGGGCCGGATGGTGGAGGCGTTCGCGTACAACGGCCAGGTGCCGGGCCCGCAGATCCGCGTGCGCGAGGGCGACCGCGTGCGGCTGAACCTGAAGAACGAGCTGGACCAGAGCACGGCGGTGCACTTCCACGGCGTGGAGCTGCCCAACGACCAGGACGGCGTGCCGTTCATCACCCAGCCGCCCGTGAAGCCGGGGCAGACGTACACGTACGAGTTCACGGCGCCCAACCCCGGCTCGCACATGTACCACTCGCACCACAACGCGGCCGAGCAGGTGGGGAAGGGCATGCTGGGCGCCTTCATCATCGAGCCCAAGCGGAAGCGCGCCATCGAGAACGTGGACGTGGACCACGTGCTGATCATCAACGACGGCTTCCACGGCTACACGTTCAACGGCAAGAGCTTCCCGGCGACGGAGCCCATCGTGGCGAAGCTGGGGCAGAAGCTGCGCATCCGCTTCATGAACGAGGGAATGATGATCCACCCCATGCACCTGCACGGCATGCACATGACGGTGATCGACAAGGACGGCTGGCCGCTGCCACAGCCGTTCCGGTGCGACACGCTGAACGTGGCGCCGGGCGAGCGCTGGGACGTGATCGTGAGCTGCAACAACCCCGGCACCTGGGCCTTCCACTGCCACATCCTGCCGCACGCCGAGTCCGAGCACGGCATGTTCGGCATGGTCACGGCGCTGGTGGTGCAGAAGTAG